A genomic region of Branchiostoma lanceolatum isolate klBraLanc5 chromosome 4, klBraLanc5.hap2, whole genome shotgun sequence contains the following coding sequences:
- the LOC136432717 gene encoding inositol-tetrakisphosphate 1-kinase-like has protein sequence MDGDSRKAVGTQGHAASLGEGATSSWRVGCWLSEKKKKTFSIHTFSQYCRCRGMELVLIDSSRPLAAQGPFHAILHKLTDVIIKAQEGDTRAQGQLQQVEDYLSSHPEVLVVDPLSSVKSLMDRWTAYHIIQECIPKDKGEDIFMPEFVEIQTADRAEILHLLQDGGVHFPFVCKRSVAQGSASHEMAIIFNADGLKDLLSPPCVAQNFVNHNAVLHKVFVVGESYFVVERPSLKNFSAGDQSTIYFNSHDVSKAGSSSFLNQLDSRDKVSCPSLPLCREKFEHVLTKLRQQLGITLFGVDIIVENRTSRHAIIDINAFPSYDGVSDPFSVVADHLQSLLSQHCGVSRAAVNASTCYCQPNRAKVSVPDSVGPNKDSMTVRTESANSSLIMLTNGTDYNNGSGFDSSKMTNGETLAPPRIDGVGLTEIVSRKDVPYTEFGKGQEVYLGGLANGNGPACVTTSADEDQCCKQLTNGEKLGFVRLAKV, from the exons ATGGATGGAGACAGCAGGAAGGCGGTCGGTACTCAGGGACACGCGGCGTCGCTCGGGGAGGGTGCGACGTCATCATGGCGGGTCGGCTGCTGGCTGAgcgagaaaaagaagaaaaccttCTCAATTCACACGTTTTCTCAGTACTGTAG GTGCAGAGGCATGGAGCTGGTCCTG ATTGACAGTTCCCGCCCGCTGGCAGCCCAGGGTCCCTTCCACGCCATCCTGCACAAGCTGACAGATGTCATCATCAAGGCGCAGGAGGGCGACACGCGCGCACAGGgacagctgcagcaggtggag GACTACCTGAGTTCCCATCCTGAAGTACTGGTTGTGGACCCTCTCAGTTCTGTTAAGAGTCTCATGGACCGTTGGACGGCCTACCATATCATACAGGAGTGTATTCCCAAGGACAAGG GTGAAGACATTTTCATGCCAGAGTTTGTGGAGATCCAAACAGCAGACAGAGCAGAAATCTTGCACCTACTACAGGATGGTGGTGTCCACTTTCCATTTG TGTGCAAGAGATCTGTAGCTCAAGGATCAGCTTCACATGAG ATGGCCATCATTTTCAATGCTGACGGGTTGAAGGACCTTCTCAGTCCACCATGTGTGGCTCAGAACTTTGTCAACCACAATGCAGTCCTTCACAAG GTGTTTGTAGTGGGTGAGTCTTATTTTGTTGTGGAGAGGCCATCTCTCAAGAACTTCTCAGCAGGCG ATCAAAGCACAATCTACTTCAACAGCCATGATGTTTCCAAGGCTGGGTCATCTTCATTCCTCAATCAG TTGGACAGTAGGGACAAAGTGTCTTGCCCGTCCCTCCCTCTCTGCCGAGAAAAGTTCGAGCACGTGTTGACCAAGTTACGGCAGCAGCTGGGCATCACGCTGTTCGGCGTGGACATTATCGTGGAGAACAGGACCAGTCGGCACGCTATCATCGACATCAACGCATTCCCAA GTTATGACGGGGTATCAGACCCTTTCTCGGTAGTGGCGGACCACCTGCAATCGCTTTTGTCTCAGCACTGTGGCGTATCAAGGGCCGCAGTCAATGCCAGCACATGCTACTGCCAACCGAACAGAGCGAAAGTGTCTGTACCAGATTCAGTAGGACCAAACAAAGACAGTATGACAGTAAGGACAGAGAGTGCCAACAGCAGTCTTATCATGCTGACCAATGGGACGGACTATAACAATGGGTCAGGTTTTGACTCTTCAAAAATGACCAATGGGGAAACATTGGCTCCTCCGAGGATTGATGGTGTAGGGTTGACAGAAATTGTAAGTAGGAAGGATGTACCCTATACCGAATTTGGCAAGGGACAGGAGGTGTACTTAGGAGGACTGGCCAATGGGAATGGCCCTGCATGCGTGACAACAAGTGCCGATGAGGACCAGTGTTGTAAACAGTTGACCAATGGGGAGAAACTAGGGTTTGTACGATTAGCCAAAGTTTAG
- the LOC136434187 gene encoding serine-rich 25 kDa antigen protein-like — translation MSLPMEPSVAAASEPSPAGKTVSDRHRREALLKLQNRARRLPAMERPTEAVCSSSHNRKEEPLSTKGKYGASSSDESDTSSDEEDDTCDEESSNDDPEESSRPDESSNDDPEESSRPDESSNDDPGESSRVNPEESSNDDPGESRRVNQEEPSRPDESRVQPPG, via the exons ATGTCACTGCCCATGGAACCATCAGTAGCAGCCGCCTCTGAACCATCTCCGGCCGGTAAGACTGTCTCAGATAGACACCGGCGCGAGGCCCTTCTGAAGCTTCAGAACCGGGCAAGGCGGCTGCCTGCTATGGAGAGACCAACGGAAGCCGTCTGCAGTTCTTCACACAACAGGAAGGAGGAGCCACTGAGCACCAAAGGTAAGTATGGCGCCAGCAGCAGTGATGAGTCCGACACCAGCAGCGACGAGGAGGATGACACCTGCGACGAGGAGTCCAGCAACGACGACCCGGAGGAGTCCAGCCGCCCGGATGAGTCCAGCAACGACGACCCGGAGGAGTCCAGCCGCCCGGATGAGTCCAGCAACGACGACCCGGGGGAGTCCAGCCGCGTCAACCCGGAGGAGTCCAGCAACGACGACCCGGGGGAGTCCAGGCGCGTCAACCAGGAGGAGCCCAGCCGCCCGGATGAGTCCA GAGTCCAGCCGCCCGGATGA